One window of the Flavobacteriaceae bacterium YJPT1-3 genome contains the following:
- a CDS encoding DUF1328 domain-containing protein translates to MLRWTIIFIVIAIIAAIFGFGGIASGAESIARILFFIFIVLFLISLISRLFK, encoded by the coding sequence ATGTTACGTTGGACTATCATTTTTATCGTCATTGCAATAATTGCAGCAATTTTTGGATTTGGGGGAATAGCCTCAGGTGCTGAAAGTATCGCCCGAATTTTGTTTTTCATTTTTATTGTATTGTTTCTTATCTCCTTGATAAGCAGATTGTTCAAATAA
- a CDS encoding dehydrogenase E1 component subunit alpha/beta: MSTTTSSSPMEYKSQALSKERLLALYHGILKPRMIEEKMLILLRQGKISKWFSGIGQEAISTGVTQALKEDEYILPMHRNLGVFTNRHIPLSRLFTQWQGKASGFTKGRDRSFHFGTQEYKIIGMISHLGPQLGVADGIALGHLLRGESAITAVFTGEGGTSEGDFHEALNVASVWQLPVLFCIENNGYGLSTPTEEQYRCEHLADRGAGYGMEAHRVDGNNIIEVYETVSRIAEDMRAHPRPVLIEFKTFRMRGHEEASGTKYVPDELMETWAEKDPLTNFKSFLMKEGILTEELEEEMTHTIQQEIDAALDKAAEEPEIRSTLQEELDDVYAPFEPLVIQPGKNTKEQRLIDAISQGLYQAMERHEHLVLMGQDIAAYGGVFKITAGFLEAFGAERVRNTPICESAIVEAAMGLAINGFKAVVEMQFSDFVTSGFNPIVNYLAKSHYRWGQAADVVIRMPCGAGVGAGPFHSQTNEAWFTHTPGLKVIYPAFPYDAKGLLASAIEDPNPVLFFEHKALYRSIRQEVPEDYYTLPLGRAKLLKEGEALSLITYGAGVHWALELLEDEAYQDVELIDLRCLQPLDYQTLETSVKKTGKALILTEDSGFGSVASDISAWINEHCFEALDGPVRRVTSAETPIPFAPALEEEYLSRKRLAATLRELLAY, translated from the coding sequence ATGTCAACAACCACATCTTCTTCTCCTATGGAGTATAAATCCCAAGCGCTGAGTAAGGAGCGTTTACTCGCTCTCTATCACGGCATACTTAAGCCACGCATGATCGAAGAGAAAATGTTGATCTTATTACGCCAAGGAAAAATCTCCAAATGGTTTAGTGGCATTGGCCAGGAGGCCATATCCACCGGGGTCACTCAAGCCTTAAAGGAGGACGAATACATACTACCCATGCACCGTAATCTTGGGGTCTTTACCAATCGGCACATCCCTTTGTCTCGTTTATTTACCCAGTGGCAGGGAAAGGCCAGTGGCTTTACCAAAGGACGCGATCGCAGTTTTCACTTCGGGACCCAGGAGTATAAAATTATAGGCATGATCTCTCATTTGGGTCCTCAGCTGGGCGTTGCTGACGGTATTGCTTTGGGGCATCTATTGCGCGGAGAGTCGGCGATCACTGCGGTATTCACCGGAGAAGGAGGGACGAGTGAGGGGGATTTTCACGAAGCCCTAAACGTAGCTTCCGTTTGGCAACTTCCTGTGCTTTTCTGCATTGAAAACAATGGTTATGGCCTATCCACACCTACCGAAGAGCAGTACCGTTGCGAGCATCTGGCCGACCGGGGAGCCGGATACGGTATGGAAGCGCATCGGGTGGACGGAAACAACATCATCGAAGTTTACGAAACCGTAAGTCGTATAGCCGAAGACATGAGAGCCCATCCGAGGCCGGTCTTGATTGAGTTCAAGACCTTTCGCATGCGTGGCCATGAAGAGGCCAGCGGCACCAAATATGTGCCTGACGAACTCATGGAGACCTGGGCGGAGAAAGATCCTTTGACCAACTTCAAATCCTTCCTGATGAAGGAGGGTATTCTTACCGAGGAATTGGAAGAAGAGATGACCCATACCATCCAGCAAGAAATAGACGCTGCTCTGGACAAGGCAGCGGAAGAACCTGAAATACGTTCCACCCTTCAAGAAGAGCTAGACGACGTCTATGCGCCTTTCGAACCGCTTGTTATTCAGCCCGGAAAGAACACGAAAGAACAGCGGTTGATCGATGCGATTTCCCAGGGCTTGTATCAAGCCATGGAGCGTCACGAGCACTTAGTGCTCATGGGTCAGGATATCGCGGCCTATGGAGGGGTGTTTAAGATTACAGCAGGATTCCTGGAAGCCTTTGGAGCCGAACGGGTACGTAATACCCCTATTTGTGAAAGTGCTATCGTGGAAGCCGCTATGGGCTTAGCCATCAATGGGTTTAAAGCCGTAGTGGAAATGCAGTTTTCTGATTTTGTCACTTCCGGATTCAATCCCATTGTGAACTATCTGGCCAAGAGTCATTACCGCTGGGGACAGGCTGCAGATGTAGTTATTAGGATGCCTTGCGGGGCCGGAGTAGGAGCCGGACCGTTTCACAGTCAGACCAATGAAGCCTGGTTTACCCATACTCCCGGACTCAAGGTCATCTATCCGGCGTTTCCTTATGATGCCAAGGGACTGCTTGCTTCGGCAATTGAAGATCCCAATCCGGTACTCTTTTTTGAACACAAAGCCTTATACCGGAGTATCCGACAGGAAGTACCCGAGGATTATTACACCTTACCGCTGGGCCGGGCGAAACTGCTGAAGGAGGGAGAGGCACTGAGTTTGATCACTTACGGTGCCGGAGTGCACTGGGCGCTCGAACTTTTAGAAGATGAAGCCTATCAGGATGTTGAGCTTATTGATCTACGCTGTCTGCAGCCTCTGGACTATCAGACCCTGGAAACGTCCGTTAAAAAAACCGGGAAAGCACTCATCCTAACCGAAGATTCAGGCTTTGGCAGTGTGGCTTCCGACATTTCGGCCTGGATCAACGAGCATTGTTTTGAGGCATTGGATGGCCCGGTACGCCGGGTGACCAGTGCAGAGACACCCATTCCCTTTGCGCCTGCCCTGGAGGAGGAGTACCTTTCGCGAAAGCGTCTGGCAGCTACACTGCGCGAGCTATTGGCCTATTAA
- a CDS encoding 2-oxoglutarate and iron-dependent oxygenase domain-containing protein, with product MKNIPSVDLADFLSDDPKRKQKFVDEIGKAYEEIGFVSLKNHFLDDQLVDQLYEEVKAFFALPESTKKNYEIPGLGGQRGYVSFGKEHAKGSSKGDLKEFWHFGQEPEADARLDEEYPENVQVKELDDFNEVGMQAYRMLEKTGIYVLRALALYIGLEEHYFDQWVTNGNSILRPIHYPPITEAPEGAVRAGAHGDINLITLLMGASAGGLQVLTMEGEWVDAIPAEDELVINVGDMLERHTNNKMRSTIHRVVNPPKEEWDTPRYSIPFFMHPRSDMKLNCLEACIDQEHPKAYPDITAGEFLNQRLIEIGLIKK from the coding sequence ATGAAGAATATCCCAAGTGTAGATCTCGCTGATTTCCTAAGCGACGATCCAAAAAGAAAGCAAAAGTTTGTTGATGAAATTGGCAAGGCCTACGAAGAAATTGGTTTTGTCAGTCTGAAGAATCATTTTTTGGACGACCAGCTGGTAGACCAGCTCTACGAGGAGGTGAAGGCTTTTTTCGCCTTACCGGAATCTACCAAAAAGAACTACGAGATCCCCGGCTTGGGCGGTCAACGCGGCTATGTATCCTTTGGTAAGGAACATGCCAAGGGAAGCAGCAAAGGCGATTTGAAAGAATTTTGGCATTTTGGCCAGGAACCGGAAGCCGATGCCCGGCTCGATGAGGAGTATCCTGAAAATGTACAGGTGAAAGAGCTCGACGATTTTAATGAAGTCGGTATGCAGGCCTATCGTATGCTGGAAAAGACCGGAATTTATGTCCTTCGTGCCCTTGCGCTCTATATTGGTCTGGAGGAGCACTATTTTGATCAATGGGTAACCAATGGCAATAGTATACTGCGCCCCATTCACTATCCGCCCATTACCGAAGCCCCGGAAGGGGCCGTACGCGCAGGAGCCCACGGTGATATCAATTTGATTACCCTACTAATGGGTGCCTCAGCCGGTGGCTTGCAGGTCTTGACCATGGAGGGCGAATGGGTAGACGCCATACCGGCAGAGGACGAACTGGTCATCAATGTGGGCGACATGCTAGAGCGTCACACCAACAATAAAATGCGCTCCACCATTCATCGGGTGGTCAATCCACCTAAAGAAGAGTGGGACACACCGCGCTATTCCATTCCCTTTTTTATGCATCCCAGAAGTGACATGAAACTCAACTGTCTGGAGGCTTGTATTGACCAGGAGCATCCCAAAGCCTATCCCGATATCACGGCCGGAGAATTTTTAAATCAACGTTTGATAGAAATCGGACTGATCAAAAAATAA
- a CDS encoding translation initiation factor has product MDLKDQLSQLFPDHQPEPEAQQEEKDEPQLWMQDDPLICKYEKRKGKPITIIEGYTGADEDFKLLAKELKSWLGVGGSFKNERILIQGDYRDKIMTFLQEKGFKTKRVGG; this is encoded by the coding sequence ATGGATTTAAAAGACCAACTCAGCCAATTGTTTCCCGATCATCAACCCGAACCGGAGGCGCAGCAGGAAGAAAAGGACGAACCTCAACTTTGGATGCAGGATGATCCTTTGATCTGTAAATACGAGAAGCGCAAAGGAAAGCCCATCACCATCATTGAAGGATATACCGGCGCCGATGAAGATTTCAAGCTGCTGGCCAAAGAATTGAAAAGTTGGCTTGGCGTAGGAGGCAGTTTTAAGAATGAACGCATCCTCATTCAGGGTGATTATCGAGACAAGATCATGACCTTTCTTCAGGAAAAAGGATTTAAAACCAAACGGGTAGGTGGATAA
- a CDS encoding DUF1835 domain-containing protein: MDKDILHIVNGDSFASRLETLNIPGEVAVWREMLCDGPTAEEVGGSEFVRFRESFLTTHYGLEQGQYHEQFVTELEKIKVANPTDGFVLWFEYDLFCHLNLLAAIAYLQQQAKVQPIYVICSGWEPGYEGLVGLSQLKTEDLKALYEQKVPLTSEDLKLAAEIWNVYNSGEPKDLQPYISKKSSFTYLGSCLRAHLERFADSTNGLNVLEENMLKLIDAHEIHTENQLLGYALKHQGFYGFGDLQLKKIMERLCPFYTHENGYYRLTSEGEAALSRAKNFIELIEDDTVYGRTQKYRYLYNRELNQVMART; the protein is encoded by the coding sequence GTGGATAAAGACATTCTTCATATCGTGAACGGCGACAGTTTTGCCAGCCGCTTGGAAACACTTAATATTCCCGGTGAGGTAGCGGTATGGAGAGAAATGCTCTGCGACGGACCAACAGCCGAAGAAGTTGGCGGCAGTGAGTTTGTCCGCTTTCGCGAAAGCTTCCTTACCACCCATTACGGCCTGGAGCAAGGGCAGTATCACGAGCAGTTCGTGACCGAACTCGAAAAGATAAAAGTAGCGAATCCAACGGATGGATTTGTGCTTTGGTTTGAGTATGATCTGTTCTGTCACCTCAATTTGCTCGCCGCTATCGCTTATTTACAGCAGCAGGCGAAAGTGCAGCCGATCTACGTGATTTGCAGTGGTTGGGAACCCGGATATGAAGGCTTGGTTGGATTGTCTCAATTGAAAACAGAAGATCTAAAGGCGCTTTATGAGCAGAAGGTACCGTTAACCTCAGAAGACCTAAAACTCGCTGCAGAGATTTGGAACGTCTACAATTCCGGAGAACCTAAAGATTTACAGCCCTACATCAGCAAAAAATCATCGTTTACTTACCTGGGTAGCTGCCTGCGGGCGCATCTGGAACGCTTTGCTGATAGCACCAACGGACTGAACGTGTTGGAAGAAAATATGCTTAAACTCATCGATGCACACGAGATTCACACAGAAAACCAATTGTTAGGGTATGCCTTAAAGCATCAGGGTTTTTATGGTTTTGGAGACCTGCAATTGAAAAAAATCATGGAACGCCTTTGTCCATTTTACACCCATGAAAATGGGTATTATCGCCTGACTTCTGAAGGAGAGGCCGCTTTGTCACGTGCTAAGAATTTCATTGAATTGATCGAAGATGATACGGTATACGGGCGGACCCAAAAGTACCGCTATCTCTACAACCGGGAGCTGAATCAGGTAATGGCGAGAACATGA
- a CDS encoding nucleoside phosphorylase, which translates to MSIAPSELILNPDGSIYHLHLHPEEVATTILTVGDPDRVDLVASYLDRIEVTRQKREFKTVTGTLGKRRLTIISTGIGTDNIDIVFSELDALFNIDFKSRQIKKTPTSLQFIRLGTSGAIQEDIPVDSLLISSAALGLDSLLHHYDSQSIRESALENAFIKHMEWPAALNTPYAVKANARLLQQFQSDEAQCGITVTNVGFYGPQGRSLRLAPKNNSFNVQLSSFNYRTENGDQRITNLEMETSGIYGMAALLGHEALSMNAILANRATAQFSTNTEKTMRRLIGYTLDRLTHS; encoded by the coding sequence ATGAGCATAGCCCCTTCTGAACTTATTCTCAATCCGGACGGCAGTATTTATCACCTTCATTTACATCCGGAAGAAGTAGCTACTACCATACTTACCGTTGGAGATCCCGATCGGGTCGATCTGGTGGCTAGCTATCTGGATCGTATCGAAGTGACCCGTCAAAAACGGGAGTTTAAAACCGTGACCGGGACCTTGGGTAAACGGCGTTTGACCATTATATCTACCGGGATAGGGACGGATAATATTGATATCGTTTTCAGCGAATTGGATGCCCTCTTCAATATTGACTTTAAGAGCCGGCAGATCAAAAAGACACCTACTTCGCTTCAGTTCATTCGTTTAGGCACCTCAGGAGCCATTCAAGAAGATATTCCAGTGGACAGTCTTTTAATCAGTAGCGCAGCCCTAGGCCTGGACAGTTTGCTGCATCATTACGACAGTCAATCCATTCGCGAAAGCGCATTAGAAAATGCTTTTATCAAACACATGGAATGGCCTGCGGCCTTGAACACACCTTACGCGGTAAAGGCTAATGCTCGCTTGTTGCAACAGTTTCAAAGTGATGAAGCACAGTGTGGCATCACCGTTACCAATGTGGGTTTTTACGGACCACAGGGAAGAAGTTTGCGATTAGCTCCTAAAAATAACAGCTTCAACGTCCAATTGAGTAGCTTCAACTATCGTACTGAGAACGGAGATCAACGCATTACCAACCTCGAAATGGAAACCTCGGGCATCTATGGTATGGCTGCTCTATTAGGACATGAAGCACTATCAATGAACGCTATCCTGGCCAATCGAGCGACTGCTCAATTCAGCACCAATACGGAAAAAACGATGCGGCGACTAATAGGATATACCTTAGATCGCTTAACACATTCTTAA
- the ppk1 gene encoding polyphosphate kinase 1 has product MMMKKTTSEQQYPCRHRDLNWLSFNERVLQEAEDTLNNPLYERIKFLAIYSTNLDEFFRVRVSQLRQMKRIDKELRKRLTLRPKKIVKDILTIVAEQQERFGRIFFEQIIPELAQHQIHLLREQDLNEDQRKEVMNYFHEHVQPHIRTKIVNWEDDDFVFLENEKLYFAVDFGQDDQAGFIYIPTQEVARFIPISLKAESHYYVFIDDLIRLVASSLFPDQSISGMYALKLSRDAELYIDDEFDGILAEKIYQSLAQRSKGQPTRLLYDQAIPKTLRKRIRKLLNLGKIDMVAGGRYHNFKDLFQFPDPTNDPKLHFESFTTLEHKRLAASKNYFDTIREKDLLVHFPYMSFRVVEDFVVASAEDDAVRSIKISLYRVAENSRLTSALIKAITHGKKVTVFIEAKARFDEENNILWGRKLEEQGAEVIYSYPKIKVHSKILLVEREEKQETVHYAYIGTGNFNAETSAIYCDYGLFTARKKLTRELQRVFEVLEGNLIIPRAKRLLISPFNTRNQLERLIHQEIEHARAGRPAKIIAKMNQLEDPKMIRLLYKASQEGVDIQLIVRGFTCLVPGIPGVSDRIQMISIVDRFLEHGRIYYFHNNDEPLLYTGSADWMTRNLDRRIEVLTPVLDPDLFAELKHILDLQWADTVKARIHDQDESNTYVKSTNDQKQLRSQYAIFNYLKSVHQS; this is encoded by the coding sequence ATGATGATGAAGAAAACGACTTCAGAACAGCAGTACCCTTGTCGCCATCGCGATTTGAATTGGCTCAGTTTCAATGAACGGGTGTTACAGGAGGCAGAAGACACCCTTAATAATCCTCTTTACGAGCGGATCAAGTTCTTGGCGATCTATTCTACTAACCTCGACGAGTTTTTCCGCGTACGGGTATCCCAGTTGCGCCAAATGAAACGCATCGATAAAGAGCTGCGAAAGCGATTGACCTTACGACCTAAAAAGATAGTCAAGGATATTCTTACCATCGTAGCCGAGCAGCAGGAGCGGTTTGGTCGGATTTTCTTTGAACAGATCATTCCTGAACTGGCCCAGCATCAGATTCACTTGCTCCGCGAGCAGGATCTCAATGAAGATCAGCGCAAGGAGGTGATGAACTACTTTCATGAGCATGTGCAACCCCATATACGTACCAAGATCGTAAATTGGGAGGATGACGATTTTGTTTTTTTGGAGAACGAAAAACTCTACTTCGCTGTTGACTTTGGCCAGGACGATCAGGCGGGATTCATCTACATCCCCACCCAGGAAGTGGCCCGGTTTATTCCAATCTCCCTCAAGGCTGAATCCCATTATTACGTATTTATTGATGATCTCATCCGCCTGGTTGCCTCCAGCCTATTTCCCGATCAATCAATTTCCGGAATGTATGCCCTAAAGCTTTCCAGAGACGCTGAATTATATATCGATGATGAGTTTGATGGAATACTCGCTGAAAAGATCTATCAAAGCTTAGCGCAACGCAGCAAAGGACAGCCCACACGATTGCTCTATGACCAAGCCATCCCCAAAACGCTTAGAAAACGAATTCGTAAGCTTTTAAACTTAGGCAAGATCGATATGGTAGCCGGAGGTCGTTACCACAATTTCAAAGATCTTTTCCAGTTTCCCGACCCGACCAATGATCCGAAGCTGCATTTTGAAAGCTTTACAACCCTGGAGCACAAACGTTTGGCCGCTTCTAAAAACTATTTCGATACGATTCGGGAAAAAGACCTACTGGTCCATTTTCCGTACATGTCCTTTCGGGTTGTGGAAGATTTTGTCGTGGCTTCCGCGGAAGATGATGCCGTACGATCGATCAAGATCTCCCTCTATCGTGTAGCGGAAAACTCCAGACTGACCTCTGCCCTGATCAAAGCCATAACCCATGGTAAAAAAGTTACTGTATTTATAGAGGCCAAGGCGCGTTTTGACGAAGAGAATAATATACTTTGGGGAAGAAAACTGGAAGAACAGGGGGCTGAGGTGATCTACAGTTATCCTAAAATCAAGGTACATAGTAAAATTCTTCTGGTCGAACGAGAAGAAAAACAAGAGACGGTACACTACGCCTACATAGGGACGGGAAATTTCAATGCGGAGACCTCAGCGATTTACTGTGACTACGGACTCTTTACGGCTCGAAAAAAATTGACTAGAGAACTTCAACGCGTCTTTGAAGTGCTTGAAGGCAATCTGATCATCCCGAGAGCGAAACGCTTGCTCATTTCTCCCTTCAATACGAGAAATCAATTGGAACGATTGATCCACCAGGAAATCGAACATGCGCGAGCCGGCCGACCGGCTAAAATCATCGCAAAAATGAATCAACTGGAAGATCCTAAGATGATTCGCTTGCTTTATAAGGCCAGTCAGGAAGGCGTAGATATCCAGTTGATCGTACGTGGATTCACCTGTCTGGTTCCCGGAATTCCCGGGGTCAGTGACCGTATTCAAATGATCAGTATAGTCGATCGGTTTTTGGAGCACGGGAGGATTTATTATTTCCATAACAATGATGAGCCTTTGCTGTATACCGGCAGCGCAGATTGGATGACCCGTAATCTCGACCGTAGGATTGAGGTCTTAACTCCTGTATTGGATCCTGATCTCTTTGCAGAACTCAAGCATATTCTAGATCTGCAGTGGGCGGATACGGTCAAGGCCAGGATACACGATCAGGACGAATCCAACACTTACGTGAAATCAACTAATGATCAAAAACAGCTTCGTTCACAATATGCTATTTTTAATTACCTAAAATCAGTACATCAATCATGA
- a CDS encoding substrate-binding domain-containing protein, producing the protein MTTIRIGGVPEHFNLPFHLALEEGLFERSQLDVKWKMYPEGTGAMNRGLRTDDIDLAVILTGGIIKDIAHGNPSKIIQMYVSSPLLWGIHVAAGSPFQKLSELENKRVAISRYGSGSHVMAHALAKQQGWDPDQLSMVVVNTLEGAVEALTKGKADFFMWEHFTTKPLVDQSIFRRITDFPTPWSSFVIAGREKFIADNGEALNRFLEVINTVTEDFKRIPSIDKTLSNRYGQELEDIQKWLSMTKWSQSQITPEEINLIQKRLLALNMIDSALPAAKFVTKF; encoded by the coding sequence ATGACGACCATACGTATAGGCGGCGTTCCTGAGCATTTTAATCTACCTTTTCACCTCGCCCTGGAAGAAGGTCTTTTCGAACGGTCACAACTGGATGTGAAGTGGAAGATGTATCCGGAAGGGACCGGGGCTATGAATAGAGGCTTGCGGACTGATGATATCGATCTGGCGGTTATTTTAACCGGAGGTATCATCAAGGACATCGCTCACGGGAATCCTTCTAAGATCATACAAATGTATGTTTCTTCGCCCTTGTTGTGGGGTATTCACGTGGCCGCCGGGAGTCCGTTTCAAAAGTTGAGTGAACTCGAGAACAAGCGGGTGGCCATCAGCCGGTATGGCTCAGGCTCTCATGTGATGGCGCACGCCCTGGCCAAACAACAAGGCTGGGATCCCGATCAGTTGAGCATGGTCGTGGTAAACACCTTAGAAGGAGCCGTAGAAGCACTAACAAAAGGAAAAGCCGATTTTTTCATGTGGGAACACTTCACCACCAAACCCTTAGTGGATCAATCCATTTTTAGAAGGATTACCGATTTTCCAACGCCCTGGTCTTCTTTCGTCATTGCGGGGCGGGAAAAATTCATTGCGGACAATGGGGAAGCGCTGAATCGCTTTTTGGAGGTGATCAATACAGTAACGGAAGATTTTAAACGCATCCCTTCAATTGACAAAACCTTGTCGAATCGCTACGGACAGGAATTAGAGGATATTCAGAAATGGCTTTCTATGACTAAGTGGTCACAAAGTCAAATCACGCCTGAGGAAATCAATTTGATCCAAAAGCGACTGCTAGCATTGAACATGATCGATTCGGCGCTTCCCGCCGCCAAGTTCGTCACTAAATTCTAA
- a CDS encoding uracil-DNA glycosylase: MEVNIHPSWKKQLEQEFEKPYFKDLITFVKTEYQEYRCFPKGQHIFAAFDACPFDQVKVVIIGQDPYHGPGQANGLCFSVQEQVPLPPSLINIFKELEQDLGVSFPQHGDLKRWADQGVLLLNATLTVRAHQAGSHQGNGWELFTDAVIEALNEERRDLVFLLWGGYAKKKGKKINREDHLVLTSGHPSPLSANRGYWFGNKHFSKTNAYLEESGKQPIVW, translated from the coding sequence ATGGAGGTGAACATACACCCGAGCTGGAAGAAACAACTGGAACAAGAGTTTGAAAAACCATACTTTAAAGACTTGATCACTTTCGTGAAAACGGAATATCAGGAATACCGTTGTTTCCCCAAAGGACAGCACATATTCGCCGCTTTTGATGCTTGCCCCTTCGACCAGGTCAAGGTCGTTATCATTGGGCAGGACCCGTACCATGGTCCGGGACAGGCCAACGGACTCTGTTTTTCAGTACAAGAACAGGTACCATTACCCCCTAGTCTGATCAACATTTTTAAAGAACTGGAGCAGGATCTGGGTGTCTCTTTTCCTCAGCACGGAGATTTAAAGCGCTGGGCCGATCAAGGGGTCTTGTTGCTGAATGCCACCCTGACCGTACGCGCCCACCAGGCTGGATCGCATCAAGGCAATGGCTGGGAATTGTTTACTGATGCAGTGATAGAAGCCCTGAATGAGGAGCGGAGAGATTTGGTATTTCTATTGTGGGGAGGATACGCGAAGAAGAAAGGAAAAAAAATCAATCGGGAAGATCATTTGGTGTTGACCTCCGGGCATCCCTCTCCCTTAAGTGCCAATCGTGGTTATTGGTTTGGAAACAAGCATTTCAGTAAAACGAATGCTTATCTTGAGGAGTCGGGTAAACAACCAATTGTTTGGTAG